A window of Ananas comosus cultivar F153 linkage group 4, ASM154086v1, whole genome shotgun sequence contains these coding sequences:
- the LOC109709511 gene encoding protein tesmin/TSO1-like CXC 2 isoform X1 has product MDPEAAPPPPSSPPLESNPEDRVEAPAEAGKEAERSAEPASVEEMNNSEDAGDKKRSEDGGEGEGCRPCSCKKSRCLKLYCICFSTGTYCSELCGCQQCFNKLTYKEEVLSARKELQLRNKFSPSSKALRSSEVGQEVGDETKKSPGSALVKRGCTCKKSSCLKKYCDCYQSGIGCTIYCKCEDCKNVFGRKDAEDEEDYPIAYRSPYSKESLFLQDHPDDIGGHIIAQPLSQLQPPPWCLKRPVENGIMDVPTSYADYRYPRDKQLQPKHEKVYSISKCIEVMNAMTELSKNEKSLAPDVFLEPSNREIFLSLSADIRMMWLRRKLQNL; this is encoded by the exons ATGGATCCCGAAGCGGCGCCTCCCCCTCCCTCTTCTCCCCCTCTGGAGTCCAATCCCGAAGATCGGGTCGAGGCCCCCGCCGAGGCCGGGAAGGAGGCGGAGCGATCCGCGGAGCCCGCGAGTGTCGAGGAGATGAATAATAGCGAGGATGCTGGGGATAAGAAGAG GTCGGAAGATGGTGGGGAGGGTGAAGGATGCAGGCCTTGTAGCTGCAAGAAGTCGAGATGCTTGAAGCT GTATTGCATCTGCTTTTCTACTGGCACCTACTGTTCTGAACTCTGTGGATGCCAACAATGTTTTAACAAGTTAACATATAAGGAAGAAGTTTTATCTGCTCGCAAGGAATTACAATTACGGAATAAATTTTCACCATCTTCAAAAGCACTTCGATCATCAGAGGTTGGTCAGGAAGTAGGT GACGAGACTAAGAAGTCTCCTGGTTCAGCCTTAGTCAAAAGAGGATGTACTTGCAAAAAGTCGAGCTGTCTGAAGAAATATTGCGACTGCTACCAG AGCGGCATTGGATGCACGATATATTGCAAATGCGAGGACTGTAAGAATGTTTTTGGAAGAAAAG ATgcagaagatgaagaggattaTCCGATTGCCTATCGATCTCCTTATTCAAAGGAGTCCTTATTCCTACAAGATCATCCAGATGATATCGGGGGTCACATAATTGCCCAACCGCTCTCACAGCTTCAGCCACCGCCGTGGTGCTTAAAACGGCCAGTCGAGAACGGAATCATGGATGTCCCGACTAGCTATGCCGACTACAGATACCCGAGGGATAAGCAGCTCCAACCTAAGCACGAGAAAGTGTATAGCATCTCGAAGTGCATCGAGGTGATGAATGCGATGACAGAGCTCTCTAAAAACGAGAAGTCGCTAGCGCCCGACGTCTTTTTAGAGCCTTCTAATCGcgagatatttctctctctaagcgCTGATATTCGAATGATGTGGCTGAGGCGTAAGCTGCAGAATCTTTAG
- the LOC109709511 gene encoding protein tesmin/TSO1-like CXC 2 isoform X4, with product MDPEAAPPPPSSPPLESNPEDRVEAPAEAGKEAERSAEPASVEEMNNSEDAGDKKRSEDGGEGEGCRPCSCKKSRCLKLYCICFSTGTYCSELCGCQQCFNKLTYKEEVLSARKELQLRNKFSPSSKALRSSEDETKKSPGSALVKRGCTCKKSSCLKKYCDCYQSGIGCTIYCKCEDCKNVFGRKDAEDEEDYPIAYRSPYSKESLFLQDHPDDIGGHIIAQPLSQLQPPPWCLKRPVENGIMDVPTSYADYRYPRDKQLQPKHEKVYSISKCIEVMNAMTELSKNEKSLAPDVFLEPSNREIFLSLSADIRMMWLRRKLQNL from the exons ATGGATCCCGAAGCGGCGCCTCCCCCTCCCTCTTCTCCCCCTCTGGAGTCCAATCCCGAAGATCGGGTCGAGGCCCCCGCCGAGGCCGGGAAGGAGGCGGAGCGATCCGCGGAGCCCGCGAGTGTCGAGGAGATGAATAATAGCGAGGATGCTGGGGATAAGAAGAG GTCGGAAGATGGTGGGGAGGGTGAAGGATGCAGGCCTTGTAGCTGCAAGAAGTCGAGATGCTTGAAGCT GTATTGCATCTGCTTTTCTACTGGCACCTACTGTTCTGAACTCTGTGGATGCCAACAATGTTTTAACAAGTTAACATATAAGGAAGAAGTTTTATCTGCTCGCAAGGAATTACAATTACGGAATAAATTTTCACCATCTTCAAAAGCACTTCGATCATCAGAG GACGAGACTAAGAAGTCTCCTGGTTCAGCCTTAGTCAAAAGAGGATGTACTTGCAAAAAGTCGAGCTGTCTGAAGAAATATTGCGACTGCTACCAG AGCGGCATTGGATGCACGATATATTGCAAATGCGAGGACTGTAAGAATGTTTTTGGAAGAAAAG ATgcagaagatgaagaggattaTCCGATTGCCTATCGATCTCCTTATTCAAAGGAGTCCTTATTCCTACAAGATCATCCAGATGATATCGGGGGTCACATAATTGCCCAACCGCTCTCACAGCTTCAGCCACCGCCGTGGTGCTTAAAACGGCCAGTCGAGAACGGAATCATGGATGTCCCGACTAGCTATGCCGACTACAGATACCCGAGGGATAAGCAGCTCCAACCTAAGCACGAGAAAGTGTATAGCATCTCGAAGTGCATCGAGGTGATGAATGCGATGACAGAGCTCTCTAAAAACGAGAAGTCGCTAGCGCCCGACGTCTTTTTAGAGCCTTCTAATCGcgagatatttctctctctaagcgCTGATATTCGAATGATGTGGCTGAGGCGTAAGCTGCAGAATCTTTAG
- the LOC109709511 gene encoding protein tesmin/TSO1-like CXC 2 isoform X2, which yields MDPEAAPPPPSSPPLESNPEDRVEAPAEAGKEAERSAEPASVEEMNNSEDAGDKKRSEDGGEGEGCRPCSCKKSRCLKLYCICFSTGTYCSELCGCQQCFNKLTYKEEVLSARKELQLRNKFSPSSKALRSSEVGQEDETKKSPGSALVKRGCTCKKSSCLKKYCDCYQSGIGCTIYCKCEDCKNVFGRKDAEDEEDYPIAYRSPYSKESLFLQDHPDDIGGHIIAQPLSQLQPPPWCLKRPVENGIMDVPTSYADYRYPRDKQLQPKHEKVYSISKCIEVMNAMTELSKNEKSLAPDVFLEPSNREIFLSLSADIRMMWLRRKLQNL from the exons ATGGATCCCGAAGCGGCGCCTCCCCCTCCCTCTTCTCCCCCTCTGGAGTCCAATCCCGAAGATCGGGTCGAGGCCCCCGCCGAGGCCGGGAAGGAGGCGGAGCGATCCGCGGAGCCCGCGAGTGTCGAGGAGATGAATAATAGCGAGGATGCTGGGGATAAGAAGAG GTCGGAAGATGGTGGGGAGGGTGAAGGATGCAGGCCTTGTAGCTGCAAGAAGTCGAGATGCTTGAAGCT GTATTGCATCTGCTTTTCTACTGGCACCTACTGTTCTGAACTCTGTGGATGCCAACAATGTTTTAACAAGTTAACATATAAGGAAGAAGTTTTATCTGCTCGCAAGGAATTACAATTACGGAATAAATTTTCACCATCTTCAAAAGCACTTCGATCATCAGAGGTTGGTCAGGAA GACGAGACTAAGAAGTCTCCTGGTTCAGCCTTAGTCAAAAGAGGATGTACTTGCAAAAAGTCGAGCTGTCTGAAGAAATATTGCGACTGCTACCAG AGCGGCATTGGATGCACGATATATTGCAAATGCGAGGACTGTAAGAATGTTTTTGGAAGAAAAG ATgcagaagatgaagaggattaTCCGATTGCCTATCGATCTCCTTATTCAAAGGAGTCCTTATTCCTACAAGATCATCCAGATGATATCGGGGGTCACATAATTGCCCAACCGCTCTCACAGCTTCAGCCACCGCCGTGGTGCTTAAAACGGCCAGTCGAGAACGGAATCATGGATGTCCCGACTAGCTATGCCGACTACAGATACCCGAGGGATAAGCAGCTCCAACCTAAGCACGAGAAAGTGTATAGCATCTCGAAGTGCATCGAGGTGATGAATGCGATGACAGAGCTCTCTAAAAACGAGAAGTCGCTAGCGCCCGACGTCTTTTTAGAGCCTTCTAATCGcgagatatttctctctctaagcgCTGATATTCGAATGATGTGGCTGAGGCGTAAGCTGCAGAATCTTTAG
- the LOC109709511 gene encoding protein tesmin/TSO1-like CXC 2 isoform X3 codes for MDPEAAPPPPSSPPLESNPEDRVEAPAEAGKEAERSAEPASVEEMNNSEDAGDKKRSEDGGEGEGCRPCSCKKSRCLKLYCICFSTGTYCSELCGCQQCFNKLTYKEEVLSARKELQLRNKFSPSSKALRSSEVGQEVGDETKKSPGSALVKRGCTCKKSSCLKKYCDCYQSGIGCTIYCKCEDCKNVFGRKEDEEDYPIAYRSPYSKESLFLQDHPDDIGGHIIAQPLSQLQPPPWCLKRPVENGIMDVPTSYADYRYPRDKQLQPKHEKVYSISKCIEVMNAMTELSKNEKSLAPDVFLEPSNREIFLSLSADIRMMWLRRKLQNL; via the exons ATGGATCCCGAAGCGGCGCCTCCCCCTCCCTCTTCTCCCCCTCTGGAGTCCAATCCCGAAGATCGGGTCGAGGCCCCCGCCGAGGCCGGGAAGGAGGCGGAGCGATCCGCGGAGCCCGCGAGTGTCGAGGAGATGAATAATAGCGAGGATGCTGGGGATAAGAAGAG GTCGGAAGATGGTGGGGAGGGTGAAGGATGCAGGCCTTGTAGCTGCAAGAAGTCGAGATGCTTGAAGCT GTATTGCATCTGCTTTTCTACTGGCACCTACTGTTCTGAACTCTGTGGATGCCAACAATGTTTTAACAAGTTAACATATAAGGAAGAAGTTTTATCTGCTCGCAAGGAATTACAATTACGGAATAAATTTTCACCATCTTCAAAAGCACTTCGATCATCAGAGGTTGGTCAGGAAGTAGGT GACGAGACTAAGAAGTCTCCTGGTTCAGCCTTAGTCAAAAGAGGATGTACTTGCAAAAAGTCGAGCTGTCTGAAGAAATATTGCGACTGCTACCAG AGCGGCATTGGATGCACGATATATTGCAAATGCGAGGACTGTAAGAATGTTTTTGGAAGAAAAG aagatgaagaggattaTCCGATTGCCTATCGATCTCCTTATTCAAAGGAGTCCTTATTCCTACAAGATCATCCAGATGATATCGGGGGTCACATAATTGCCCAACCGCTCTCACAGCTTCAGCCACCGCCGTGGTGCTTAAAACGGCCAGTCGAGAACGGAATCATGGATGTCCCGACTAGCTATGCCGACTACAGATACCCGAGGGATAAGCAGCTCCAACCTAAGCACGAGAAAGTGTATAGCATCTCGAAGTGCATCGAGGTGATGAATGCGATGACAGAGCTCTCTAAAAACGAGAAGTCGCTAGCGCCCGACGTCTTTTTAGAGCCTTCTAATCGcgagatatttctctctctaagcgCTGATATTCGAATGATGTGGCTGAGGCGTAAGCTGCAGAATCTTTAG